In Myripristis murdjan chromosome 9, fMyrMur1.1, whole genome shotgun sequence, the following proteins share a genomic window:
- the fkbp15b gene encoding FK506-binding protein 15 isoform X3 — protein MFGGDDEDGDFLSPTGGAKLASLFGMDQAASHGNESFQYTAPKQPRKNSNPVPSAQKPAVPPGAPAVVFATAVQAFRYINGQYVKQGKLGAAVLGTHTTKEYKLLLYMSQQKQVTTAKIHVGFVFTLQPNNYCTFYDDQRQNWSLMFESEKASTDFCKEVCLAKANSAPSLDSVVVQELSLGEGQAVENGDSLEVGYTGWLLQNHTFGQVFDSSQSKDKLLRLKLGAGKVIKGWEEGLLGMKKTGRRLMVIPPNLAYGSKGVANRIPAHSTLIFETEIRRVKFAKDSGSDRASASSRDSAATSPAPSPAPSVENLASELPAQTTGSGPGRPGEPPLRAKSNSLSEQLANPDATKAKLISRMAKMGQPMLPFLTGVASQPESSDSELEDTSLSRAKDRPAAPSPVQISSAASSSAQVHPQPQTAPPSALIPVLTAVAPQPGMPGTTHAFQPYSYTQSSVAPSQLQPVGQVYPAQTVPYMGSSDVTSFLMTEARQHNTEIRLAVGKVADKVDQLASKMDDLQRQGNLSMGMSSLSMETSMIMHNIQRIVQENECLKKEVFEKSSRIEEQNHKIGELINQNQRYVEQSNLLLEQRNDSLKSSSEQNQARLLQAEQDKVRLTEDLASSTARLSQLQLEASCHQQKAVDLQTKLTSALQDSENHCQRISALDTQLEELKEAADRAQTQYRSEKQKRKETELRVSNMEEELQDLKTDKEGLESMLSDRKRKWQAERQRRDEEVEELRKSSQQELDNLRAQLRKARTSTNNAASQQLSQLQAELEQEWKGKCEQALSAAKEQHGREMADLSEQRDALEHKLLQLQDKLTALKQARDSEDQRGQTEELQVLQQKYTGLEQQSVAVKQKLERRVAELEKRLEEQENTGDTAGEVKRVMNGVFHSLRGEFDLSESYSGQAVLAVIVSTIKNVTLQLLNGTERPLPQQSQRDEEEEEEESDVKETEEKHKQNVHVNGEKKEEEEEEEEEGKEKVEVQKVESESVQVGDAQTDQEVSQEVAIEKETPVASVSVTQSQPEPVEATDPSPASSSEVKPPEAMATDWKVQQEQEAHSTPEASPEVKDSSEASAVADGPEESPDSQRQQEPRSEGEPAASFEVDQVSMDVADPLGETNAMSHKVSGPPTNPPPPPNRLQDGTGKVTSLTGGVGEENGEEPFFHVPAPTKPPPPPSEEEEEDELSLKGCPPPAPLFGEEDDDDDLDWLS, from the exons ATGTTTGGCGGAGACGATGAAGATGGGGATTTTTTGTCTCCCACTGGGGG AGCCAAGTTGGCTTCTTTGTTTGGAATGGACCAGGCTGCCAGTCATGGGAATGAGTCGTTCCAGTACACAGCACCTAAACAGCCCAGAAAGAACTCAAACCCAG TCCCATCTGCCCAGAAACCAGCTGTGCCCCCTGGAGCTCCTGCAGTGGTATTCGCTACGGCAGTCCAAGCCTTCAGATA CATTAATGGACAGTATGTGAAGCAAGGAAAGCTGGGTGCAGCGGTGCTGGGCACCCACACAACAAAAGAG tacaagctgctgctgtacatgaGCCAGCAGAAACAAGTGACCACTGCCAAGATTCATGTCGGCTTTGTTTTTACG cTACAGCCGAATAACTACTGCACTTTTTATGATGACCAGCGGCAGAACTGGTCCCTAATGTTTGAATCTGAGAAAGCGTCAACAGACTTTTGCAAAGAG GTGTGTTTGGCGAAAGCGAATAGCGCCCCCTCCCTAGATAGTGTGGTGGTTCAAGAACTGAGTCTGGGGGAGGGGCAGGCGGTGGAGAACGGAGACTCCCTAGAGGTGGGGTATACAGGCTGGCTCCTGCAGAACCACACCTTTGGACAG GTGTTTGACTCAAGCCAGAGCAAAGACAAACTGCTACGACTGAAACTCGGAGCTGGGAAAGTGATTAAA GGCTGGGAGGAGGGTTTGCTGGGAATGAAGAAGACAGGCCGTCGTCTCATGGTGATCCCACCCAACCTGGCCTACGGATCCAAGGGAGTTGCCAACCGAATCCCAGCTCACAGCACACTTATTTTCGAGACAGAGATTCGACGG GTGAAGTTTGCCAAGGACAGTGGGTCTGATCGGGCAAGTGCCAGCTCCAGAGACTCTGCTGCTACTTCCCCAGCTCCCTCTCCAGCCCCAAGCGTGGAGAACCTGGCCTCAGAGCTCCCAGCACAGACCACTGGCTCAGGCCCAGGCAGACCAGG agagcCACCGCTTCGTGCAAAGTCAAACTCCCTCAGTGAACAGTTGGCA AATCCAGATGCCACTAAAGCCAAGCTGATCTCTCGCATGGCAAAGATGGGCCAACCCATGTTGCCCTTTCTGACAGGGGTGGCCAGCCAACCAGAGTCCAGTGACTCTGAGCTTGAG GACACCAGTCTTTCCAGAGCGAAGGATCGGCCTGCTGCTCCATCTCCAGTgcagatctcctctgctgcctccagCTCAGCACAAG tgcATCCACAACCTCAGACAGCTCCGCCTTCTGCCTTAATTCCTGTTTTGACTGCTGTTGCCCCACAGCCTGGGATGCCAGGCACCACTCATGCCTTTCAG CCTTACTCCTACACACAGAGCTCTGTGGCTCCCTCTCAGCTGCAGCCTGTTGGCCAGGTCTATCCAGCACAAACTGTCCCATACATGG GCTCTAGTGATGTGACTTCCTTCTTAATGACTGAGGCCCGGCAGCACAACACAGAAATTCGATTAGCTGTTGGTAAAGTAGCAGATAAAGTGGATCAGTTGGCGTCAAAG ATGGATGATCTTCAGAGGCAGGGAAATCTTTCAATGGGCATGTCTAGTTTGTCAATGGAAACCTCCATGATCATGCACAACATTCAAAGAATTGTCCAG gaaaatgaatGTTTAAAGAAGGAGGTATTTGAGAAGAGCTCTCGCATTGAAGAGCAAAACCATAAGATTGGGGAGCTCATCAACCAGAACCAGAG GTATGTGGAGCAGagcaacctgctgctggaacagaGGAATGACTCCCTCAAGTCCTCCAGTGAACAGAACCAGGCACGACTACTGCAGGCCGAGCAAGACAAG GTGCGTCTGACCGAGGATCTGGCTTCATCCACGGCCCGTCTGTCtcagctgcagctggaagccTCCTGTCACCAGCAGAAGGCAGTGGACCTGCAGACCAAACTCACCTCAGCTCTGCAGGACAGCGAGAACCACTGCCAGCGCATCTCTGCcctggacacacagctggaag AGCTGAAGGAGGCAGCGGACAGGGCCCAGACTCAGTACCGCTCGGAGAAACAGAAGCGCAAAGAGACGGAACTGAGAGTCAGCAACAtggaagaggagctgcaggaccTGAAGACTGATAAAGAGGGTCTGGAAAGT ATGCTgtcagacaggaagaggaaatggCAGGCTGAGCGTCAGCGGCGAGATGAGGAGGTTGAGGAGCTTCGCAAGAGCAGTCAGCAGGAGCTGGACAACCTGCGAGCTCAGCTGCGCAAGGCCAGGACCAGCACCAATAATGCTGCATCCCAGCAG TTGTCCCAGTTGCAGGCAGAACTGGAGCAGGAATGGAAGGGGAAGTGTGAGCAGGCACTGAGTGCGGCTAAAGAGCAGCATGGCCGAGAGATGGCTGACCTGTCAGAGCAGAGGGACGCTCTGGAGCACAAGCTGCTCCAGCTACAGGACAAG CTGACGGCTCTGAAGCAGGCCAGAGACTCTGAGGATCAGCGAGGGCAGACGGAGGAGCTGCAAGTCCTTCAGCAGAAA tATACAGGCTTGGAGCAGCAGTCAGTGGCTGTTAAGCAGAAGCTGGAAAGGCGGGTGGCTGAACTGGAGAAGAGACTGGAGGAGCAGGAAAACACAGGAGACACTGCAGGAGAG GTGAAGCGTGTGATGAACGGAGTGTTTCACTCTTTGCGAGGGGAGTTTGACCTCAGTGAATCGTACAGTGGCCAGGCTGTGCTGGCAGTGATTGTCAGCACCATCAag AATGTGACTCTCCAGCTTCTCAACGGCACAGAAAGACCTTTACCACAGCAGAGTCAGAgggatgaagaagaagaggaggaagaaagtgatgtgaaagagacagaggaaaaacataaacagaatGTCCATGTaaatggagagaagaaagaagaagaagaagaagaagaagaagagggaaaagagaaagttGAAGTGCAGAAGGTTGAATCAGAATCAGTGCAAGTCGGCGATGCCCAAACGGATCAGGAAGTCAGTCAGGAAGTAGCCATAGAGAAGGAGACACCAGTAGCATCGGTGTCAGTAACGCAAAGCCAGCCAGAACCTGTTGAAGCTACAGATCCCAGTCCAGCTTCATCCAGCGAGGTGAAACCTCCGGAGGCAATGGCAACAGACTGGAAGGTCCAACAGGAGCAGGAAGCACATTCAACTCCTGAAGCATCTCCAGAGGTAAAAGACAGCAGTGAGGCTTCAGCTGTAGCAGATGGACCTGAGGAGAGTCCAGATTCTCAGAGGCAACAGGAGCCCAGGTCAGAGGGTGAGCCTGCAGCGAGCTTTGAGGTAGACCAAGTCAGCATGGACGTTGCAGATCCTCTAGGAGAAA
- the fkbp15b gene encoding FK506-binding protein 15 isoform X2: protein MFGGDDEDGDFLSPTGGAKLASLFGMDQAASHGNESFQYTAPKQPRKNSNPVPSAQKPAVPPGAPAVVFATAVQAFRYINGQYVKQGKLGAAVLGTHTTKEYKLLLYMSQQKQVTTAKIHVGFVFTLQPNNYCTFYDDQRQNWSLMFESEKASTDFCKEVCLAKANSAPSLDSVVVQELSLGEGQAVENGDSLEVGYTGWLLQNHTFGQVFDSSQSKDKLLRLKLGAGKVIKGWEEGLLGMKKTGRRLMVIPPNLAYGSKGVANRIPAHSTLIFETEIRRVKFAKDSGSDRASASSRDSAATSPAPSPAPSVENLASELPAQTTGSGPGRPGEPPLRAKSNSLSEQLANPDATKAKLISRMAKMGQPMLPFLTGVASQPESSDSELEDTSLSRAKDRPAAPSPVQISSAASSSAQVHPQPQTAPPSALIPVLTAVAPQPGMPGTTHAFQSSVAPSQLQPVGQVYPAQTVPYMGSSDVTSFLMTEARQHNTEIRLAVGKVADKVDQLASKMDDLQRQGNLSMGMSSLSMETSMIMHNIQRIVQENECLKKEVFEKSSRIEEQNHKIGELINQNQRYVEQSNLLLEQRNDSLKSSSEQNQARLLQAEQDKHALPEELGLGQVRLTEDLASSTARLSQLQLEASCHQQKAVDLQTKLTSALQDSENHCQRISALDTQLEELKEAADRAQTQYRSEKQKRKETELRVSNMEEELQDLKTDKEGLESMLSDRKRKWQAERQRRDEEVEELRKSSQQELDNLRAQLRKARTSTNNAASQQLSQLQAELEQEWKGKCEQALSAAKEQHGREMADLSEQRDALEHKLLQLQDKLTALKQARDSEDQRGQTEELQVLQQKYTGLEQQSVAVKQKLERRVAELEKRLEEQENTGDTAGEVKRVMNGVFHSLRGEFDLSESYSGQAVLAVIVSTIKNVTLQLLNGTERPLPQQSQRDEEEEEEESDVKETEEKHKQNVHVNGEKKEEEEEEEEEGKEKVEVQKVESESVQVGDAQTDQEVSQEVAIEKETPVASVSVTQSQPEPVEATDPSPASSSEVKPPEAMATDWKVQQEQEAHSTPEASPEVKDSSEASAVADGPEESPDSQRQQEPRSEGEPAASFEVDQVSMDVADPLGETNAMSHKVSGPPTNPPPPPNRLQDGTGKVTSLTGGVGEENGEEPFFHVPAPTKPPPPPSEEEEEDELSLKGCPPPAPLFGEEDDDDDLDWLS, encoded by the exons ATGTTTGGCGGAGACGATGAAGATGGGGATTTTTTGTCTCCCACTGGGGG AGCCAAGTTGGCTTCTTTGTTTGGAATGGACCAGGCTGCCAGTCATGGGAATGAGTCGTTCCAGTACACAGCACCTAAACAGCCCAGAAAGAACTCAAACCCAG TCCCATCTGCCCAGAAACCAGCTGTGCCCCCTGGAGCTCCTGCAGTGGTATTCGCTACGGCAGTCCAAGCCTTCAGATA CATTAATGGACAGTATGTGAAGCAAGGAAAGCTGGGTGCAGCGGTGCTGGGCACCCACACAACAAAAGAG tacaagctgctgctgtacatgaGCCAGCAGAAACAAGTGACCACTGCCAAGATTCATGTCGGCTTTGTTTTTACG cTACAGCCGAATAACTACTGCACTTTTTATGATGACCAGCGGCAGAACTGGTCCCTAATGTTTGAATCTGAGAAAGCGTCAACAGACTTTTGCAAAGAG GTGTGTTTGGCGAAAGCGAATAGCGCCCCCTCCCTAGATAGTGTGGTGGTTCAAGAACTGAGTCTGGGGGAGGGGCAGGCGGTGGAGAACGGAGACTCCCTAGAGGTGGGGTATACAGGCTGGCTCCTGCAGAACCACACCTTTGGACAG GTGTTTGACTCAAGCCAGAGCAAAGACAAACTGCTACGACTGAAACTCGGAGCTGGGAAAGTGATTAAA GGCTGGGAGGAGGGTTTGCTGGGAATGAAGAAGACAGGCCGTCGTCTCATGGTGATCCCACCCAACCTGGCCTACGGATCCAAGGGAGTTGCCAACCGAATCCCAGCTCACAGCACACTTATTTTCGAGACAGAGATTCGACGG GTGAAGTTTGCCAAGGACAGTGGGTCTGATCGGGCAAGTGCCAGCTCCAGAGACTCTGCTGCTACTTCCCCAGCTCCCTCTCCAGCCCCAAGCGTGGAGAACCTGGCCTCAGAGCTCCCAGCACAGACCACTGGCTCAGGCCCAGGCAGACCAGG agagcCACCGCTTCGTGCAAAGTCAAACTCCCTCAGTGAACAGTTGGCA AATCCAGATGCCACTAAAGCCAAGCTGATCTCTCGCATGGCAAAGATGGGCCAACCCATGTTGCCCTTTCTGACAGGGGTGGCCAGCCAACCAGAGTCCAGTGACTCTGAGCTTGAG GACACCAGTCTTTCCAGAGCGAAGGATCGGCCTGCTGCTCCATCTCCAGTgcagatctcctctgctgcctccagCTCAGCACAAG tgcATCCACAACCTCAGACAGCTCCGCCTTCTGCCTTAATTCCTGTTTTGACTGCTGTTGCCCCACAGCCTGGGATGCCAGGCACCACTCATGCCTTTCAG AGCTCTGTGGCTCCCTCTCAGCTGCAGCCTGTTGGCCAGGTCTATCCAGCACAAACTGTCCCATACATGG GCTCTAGTGATGTGACTTCCTTCTTAATGACTGAGGCCCGGCAGCACAACACAGAAATTCGATTAGCTGTTGGTAAAGTAGCAGATAAAGTGGATCAGTTGGCGTCAAAG ATGGATGATCTTCAGAGGCAGGGAAATCTTTCAATGGGCATGTCTAGTTTGTCAATGGAAACCTCCATGATCATGCACAACATTCAAAGAATTGTCCAG gaaaatgaatGTTTAAAGAAGGAGGTATTTGAGAAGAGCTCTCGCATTGAAGAGCAAAACCATAAGATTGGGGAGCTCATCAACCAGAACCAGAG GTATGTGGAGCAGagcaacctgctgctggaacagaGGAATGACTCCCTCAAGTCCTCCAGTGAACAGAACCAGGCACGACTACTGCAGGCCGAGCAAGACAAG catgcactgcctGAGGAGCTGGGCTTGGGCCAG GTGCGTCTGACCGAGGATCTGGCTTCATCCACGGCCCGTCTGTCtcagctgcagctggaagccTCCTGTCACCAGCAGAAGGCAGTGGACCTGCAGACCAAACTCACCTCAGCTCTGCAGGACAGCGAGAACCACTGCCAGCGCATCTCTGCcctggacacacagctggaag AGCTGAAGGAGGCAGCGGACAGGGCCCAGACTCAGTACCGCTCGGAGAAACAGAAGCGCAAAGAGACGGAACTGAGAGTCAGCAACAtggaagaggagctgcaggaccTGAAGACTGATAAAGAGGGTCTGGAAAGT ATGCTgtcagacaggaagaggaaatggCAGGCTGAGCGTCAGCGGCGAGATGAGGAGGTTGAGGAGCTTCGCAAGAGCAGTCAGCAGGAGCTGGACAACCTGCGAGCTCAGCTGCGCAAGGCCAGGACCAGCACCAATAATGCTGCATCCCAGCAG TTGTCCCAGTTGCAGGCAGAACTGGAGCAGGAATGGAAGGGGAAGTGTGAGCAGGCACTGAGTGCGGCTAAAGAGCAGCATGGCCGAGAGATGGCTGACCTGTCAGAGCAGAGGGACGCTCTGGAGCACAAGCTGCTCCAGCTACAGGACAAG CTGACGGCTCTGAAGCAGGCCAGAGACTCTGAGGATCAGCGAGGGCAGACGGAGGAGCTGCAAGTCCTTCAGCAGAAA tATACAGGCTTGGAGCAGCAGTCAGTGGCTGTTAAGCAGAAGCTGGAAAGGCGGGTGGCTGAACTGGAGAAGAGACTGGAGGAGCAGGAAAACACAGGAGACACTGCAGGAGAG GTGAAGCGTGTGATGAACGGAGTGTTTCACTCTTTGCGAGGGGAGTTTGACCTCAGTGAATCGTACAGTGGCCAGGCTGTGCTGGCAGTGATTGTCAGCACCATCAag AATGTGACTCTCCAGCTTCTCAACGGCACAGAAAGACCTTTACCACAGCAGAGTCAGAgggatgaagaagaagaggaggaagaaagtgatgtgaaagagacagaggaaaaacataaacagaatGTCCATGTaaatggagagaagaaagaagaagaagaagaagaagaagaagagggaaaagagaaagttGAAGTGCAGAAGGTTGAATCAGAATCAGTGCAAGTCGGCGATGCCCAAACGGATCAGGAAGTCAGTCAGGAAGTAGCCATAGAGAAGGAGACACCAGTAGCATCGGTGTCAGTAACGCAAAGCCAGCCAGAACCTGTTGAAGCTACAGATCCCAGTCCAGCTTCATCCAGCGAGGTGAAACCTCCGGAGGCAATGGCAACAGACTGGAAGGTCCAACAGGAGCAGGAAGCACATTCAACTCCTGAAGCATCTCCAGAGGTAAAAGACAGCAGTGAGGCTTCAGCTGTAGCAGATGGACCTGAGGAGAGTCCAGATTCTCAGAGGCAACAGGAGCCCAGGTCAGAGGGTGAGCCTGCAGCGAGCTTTGAGGTAGACCAAGTCAGCATGGACGTTGCAGATCCTCTAGGAGAAA
- the fkbp15b gene encoding FK506-binding protein 15 isoform X1, giving the protein MFGGDDEDGDFLSPTGGAKLASLFGMDQAASHGNESFQYTAPKQPRKNSNPVPSAQKPAVPPGAPAVVFATAVQAFRYINGQYVKQGKLGAAVLGTHTTKEYKLLLYMSQQKQVTTAKIHVGFVFTLQPNNYCTFYDDQRQNWSLMFESEKASTDFCKEVCLAKANSAPSLDSVVVQELSLGEGQAVENGDSLEVGYTGWLLQNHTFGQVFDSSQSKDKLLRLKLGAGKVIKGWEEGLLGMKKTGRRLMVIPPNLAYGSKGVANRIPAHSTLIFETEIRRVKFAKDSGSDRASASSRDSAATSPAPSPAPSVENLASELPAQTTGSGPGRPGEPPLRAKSNSLSEQLANPDATKAKLISRMAKMGQPMLPFLTGVASQPESSDSELEDTSLSRAKDRPAAPSPVQISSAASSSAQVHPQPQTAPPSALIPVLTAVAPQPGMPGTTHAFQPYSYTQSSVAPSQLQPVGQVYPAQTVPYMGSSDVTSFLMTEARQHNTEIRLAVGKVADKVDQLASKMDDLQRQGNLSMGMSSLSMETSMIMHNIQRIVQENECLKKEVFEKSSRIEEQNHKIGELINQNQRYVEQSNLLLEQRNDSLKSSSEQNQARLLQAEQDKHALPEELGLGQVRLTEDLASSTARLSQLQLEASCHQQKAVDLQTKLTSALQDSENHCQRISALDTQLEELKEAADRAQTQYRSEKQKRKETELRVSNMEEELQDLKTDKEGLESMLSDRKRKWQAERQRRDEEVEELRKSSQQELDNLRAQLRKARTSTNNAASQQLSQLQAELEQEWKGKCEQALSAAKEQHGREMADLSEQRDALEHKLLQLQDKLTALKQARDSEDQRGQTEELQVLQQKYTGLEQQSVAVKQKLERRVAELEKRLEEQENTGDTAGEVKRVMNGVFHSLRGEFDLSESYSGQAVLAVIVSTIKNVTLQLLNGTERPLPQQSQRDEEEEEEESDVKETEEKHKQNVHVNGEKKEEEEEEEEEGKEKVEVQKVESESVQVGDAQTDQEVSQEVAIEKETPVASVSVTQSQPEPVEATDPSPASSSEVKPPEAMATDWKVQQEQEAHSTPEASPEVKDSSEASAVADGPEESPDSQRQQEPRSEGEPAASFEVDQVSMDVADPLGETNAMSHKVSGPPTNPPPPPNRLQDGTGKVTSLTGGVGEENGEEPFFHVPAPTKPPPPPSEEEEEDELSLKGCPPPAPLFGEEDDDDDLDWLS; this is encoded by the exons ATGTTTGGCGGAGACGATGAAGATGGGGATTTTTTGTCTCCCACTGGGGG AGCCAAGTTGGCTTCTTTGTTTGGAATGGACCAGGCTGCCAGTCATGGGAATGAGTCGTTCCAGTACACAGCACCTAAACAGCCCAGAAAGAACTCAAACCCAG TCCCATCTGCCCAGAAACCAGCTGTGCCCCCTGGAGCTCCTGCAGTGGTATTCGCTACGGCAGTCCAAGCCTTCAGATA CATTAATGGACAGTATGTGAAGCAAGGAAAGCTGGGTGCAGCGGTGCTGGGCACCCACACAACAAAAGAG tacaagctgctgctgtacatgaGCCAGCAGAAACAAGTGACCACTGCCAAGATTCATGTCGGCTTTGTTTTTACG cTACAGCCGAATAACTACTGCACTTTTTATGATGACCAGCGGCAGAACTGGTCCCTAATGTTTGAATCTGAGAAAGCGTCAACAGACTTTTGCAAAGAG GTGTGTTTGGCGAAAGCGAATAGCGCCCCCTCCCTAGATAGTGTGGTGGTTCAAGAACTGAGTCTGGGGGAGGGGCAGGCGGTGGAGAACGGAGACTCCCTAGAGGTGGGGTATACAGGCTGGCTCCTGCAGAACCACACCTTTGGACAG GTGTTTGACTCAAGCCAGAGCAAAGACAAACTGCTACGACTGAAACTCGGAGCTGGGAAAGTGATTAAA GGCTGGGAGGAGGGTTTGCTGGGAATGAAGAAGACAGGCCGTCGTCTCATGGTGATCCCACCCAACCTGGCCTACGGATCCAAGGGAGTTGCCAACCGAATCCCAGCTCACAGCACACTTATTTTCGAGACAGAGATTCGACGG GTGAAGTTTGCCAAGGACAGTGGGTCTGATCGGGCAAGTGCCAGCTCCAGAGACTCTGCTGCTACTTCCCCAGCTCCCTCTCCAGCCCCAAGCGTGGAGAACCTGGCCTCAGAGCTCCCAGCACAGACCACTGGCTCAGGCCCAGGCAGACCAGG agagcCACCGCTTCGTGCAAAGTCAAACTCCCTCAGTGAACAGTTGGCA AATCCAGATGCCACTAAAGCCAAGCTGATCTCTCGCATGGCAAAGATGGGCCAACCCATGTTGCCCTTTCTGACAGGGGTGGCCAGCCAACCAGAGTCCAGTGACTCTGAGCTTGAG GACACCAGTCTTTCCAGAGCGAAGGATCGGCCTGCTGCTCCATCTCCAGTgcagatctcctctgctgcctccagCTCAGCACAAG tgcATCCACAACCTCAGACAGCTCCGCCTTCTGCCTTAATTCCTGTTTTGACTGCTGTTGCCCCACAGCCTGGGATGCCAGGCACCACTCATGCCTTTCAG CCTTACTCCTACACACAGAGCTCTGTGGCTCCCTCTCAGCTGCAGCCTGTTGGCCAGGTCTATCCAGCACAAACTGTCCCATACATGG GCTCTAGTGATGTGACTTCCTTCTTAATGACTGAGGCCCGGCAGCACAACACAGAAATTCGATTAGCTGTTGGTAAAGTAGCAGATAAAGTGGATCAGTTGGCGTCAAAG ATGGATGATCTTCAGAGGCAGGGAAATCTTTCAATGGGCATGTCTAGTTTGTCAATGGAAACCTCCATGATCATGCACAACATTCAAAGAATTGTCCAG gaaaatgaatGTTTAAAGAAGGAGGTATTTGAGAAGAGCTCTCGCATTGAAGAGCAAAACCATAAGATTGGGGAGCTCATCAACCAGAACCAGAG GTATGTGGAGCAGagcaacctgctgctggaacagaGGAATGACTCCCTCAAGTCCTCCAGTGAACAGAACCAGGCACGACTACTGCAGGCCGAGCAAGACAAG catgcactgcctGAGGAGCTGGGCTTGGGCCAG GTGCGTCTGACCGAGGATCTGGCTTCATCCACGGCCCGTCTGTCtcagctgcagctggaagccTCCTGTCACCAGCAGAAGGCAGTGGACCTGCAGACCAAACTCACCTCAGCTCTGCAGGACAGCGAGAACCACTGCCAGCGCATCTCTGCcctggacacacagctggaag AGCTGAAGGAGGCAGCGGACAGGGCCCAGACTCAGTACCGCTCGGAGAAACAGAAGCGCAAAGAGACGGAACTGAGAGTCAGCAACAtggaagaggagctgcaggaccTGAAGACTGATAAAGAGGGTCTGGAAAGT ATGCTgtcagacaggaagaggaaatggCAGGCTGAGCGTCAGCGGCGAGATGAGGAGGTTGAGGAGCTTCGCAAGAGCAGTCAGCAGGAGCTGGACAACCTGCGAGCTCAGCTGCGCAAGGCCAGGACCAGCACCAATAATGCTGCATCCCAGCAG TTGTCCCAGTTGCAGGCAGAACTGGAGCAGGAATGGAAGGGGAAGTGTGAGCAGGCACTGAGTGCGGCTAAAGAGCAGCATGGCCGAGAGATGGCTGACCTGTCAGAGCAGAGGGACGCTCTGGAGCACAAGCTGCTCCAGCTACAGGACAAG CTGACGGCTCTGAAGCAGGCCAGAGACTCTGAGGATCAGCGAGGGCAGACGGAGGAGCTGCAAGTCCTTCAGCAGAAA tATACAGGCTTGGAGCAGCAGTCAGTGGCTGTTAAGCAGAAGCTGGAAAGGCGGGTGGCTGAACTGGAGAAGAGACTGGAGGAGCAGGAAAACACAGGAGACACTGCAGGAGAG GTGAAGCGTGTGATGAACGGAGTGTTTCACTCTTTGCGAGGGGAGTTTGACCTCAGTGAATCGTACAGTGGCCAGGCTGTGCTGGCAGTGATTGTCAGCACCATCAag AATGTGACTCTCCAGCTTCTCAACGGCACAGAAAGACCTTTACCACAGCAGAGTCAGAgggatgaagaagaagaggaggaagaaagtgatgtgaaagagacagaggaaaaacataaacagaatGTCCATGTaaatggagagaagaaagaagaagaagaagaagaagaagaagagggaaaagagaaagttGAAGTGCAGAAGGTTGAATCAGAATCAGTGCAAGTCGGCGATGCCCAAACGGATCAGGAAGTCAGTCAGGAAGTAGCCATAGAGAAGGAGACACCAGTAGCATCGGTGTCAGTAACGCAAAGCCAGCCAGAACCTGTTGAAGCTACAGATCCCAGTCCAGCTTCATCCAGCGAGGTGAAACCTCCGGAGGCAATGGCAACAGACTGGAAGGTCCAACAGGAGCAGGAAGCACATTCAACTCCTGAAGCATCTCCAGAGGTAAAAGACAGCAGTGAGGCTTCAGCTGTAGCAGATGGACCTGAGGAGAGTCCAGATTCTCAGAGGCAACAGGAGCCCAGGTCAGAGGGTGAGCCTGCAGCGAGCTTTGAGGTAGACCAAGTCAGCATGGACGTTGCAGATCCTCTAGGAGAAA